The DNA window GATTGCCCGCAGCGCCGCATCCAATCCTTCCTTGCCGTCCTCCGCAGGGTTGTCGGTCCAGCCGTAGGCTATCAGCCCGGCATTCACCCGTGCCCGCCAGATCTGCGCTTCTGGAAGCATGGGATCGAGCTGCGCCGCGTCGCGGAAGAAACGGCGTGCGAGAAGGTGGGTCGGCTGTGTGACCTTGTGGAAGTTGAACGTGCCTTGCCGTACGAGATCCCAGGCCGTGATGTTGCCGGTGTGGGGAGCAACCAGAAGCCCATGGCGCAGCAGCAGCTCAGGCTCGATCGCCGCTGCGATCCGCTCGGCGATGGCGTCTTGCACCGCAAATAGATCGGCCATCTGGAGATCGTAATGTTCGGACCAGACGGTGGCGCCTTCCGCAGTGTCGGCGAGGTGCACCGATATTCGGATTCGATCGCCGCTCTGGCGGATAGCCCCATCCACAAGGAAATCGACGCCAAGTTCGCGCGCGATCGCCTGCGGATCCTTCGAGCCATTCCTCCTGCAGAAACTCGCCCCACGTGAGGCGACGCGGAACCATCTGAACCGGGCAAGCGCCATGATCAGATCGTCGGCGACACCGTCGGCGAGATACTGTCTTTCAGCATCGCCGGCGAGATTTTCGAAGGGCAGGACTGCAATCCCGGGGATCGGCCTGGTCTCGGCGTGCCATACGCTATCGGCTCCGTCGGTGCGGCTCTCCACCACACCGGAAAATCTATATCCGACCCGTGGGACGGTGACGATCCATTCGCTGCCGTCCGATGCGGGCCCGAGCAGCTTGCGAAGGGCGGCAATCTGAACGGAAAGATTGCTTTCCTGGACGGCCAATCCCGGCCAAACGGCGTCCATCAGGGCGGACTTCGAGACCACACCTCCCTGTGCCGAGAGCAGTGTGGCGAGCAGCGAGGCGCCGCGGGCGCCGATGGCGACAGGCCTCTTGTCGCGGAGCAGACATCCGTTCTCGGCAATGAACTTGAAGTGACCGAATGCAAGGGGCGGCGTGTTCATGGCCGCAAATAATACGCCAATTTCGTACCTTTTCGGAATTTTTCGGCTGCGCTTCAGGACTTGCGCCGGCTGAGCGCGCAGGGTTGGTGCCATTGCAGCGATCGAAGTGGTGAGAGCGATGACGAACAAAGCAACGCAACCGAAGCAATCCGAAACATTCGTTGCGAGAGTCGTTCGCACCGGCGGCAGCCATGTCGCCAGGCAGGGATCGGTCTATCGCTCCGGCGTCTCGGCTGAAAGCGTCGGATCAAGCATGCTGTGGCTCGGAACGATTTCGCTGCCGGCCGGCAGACGAACCAGCGCCCACTGCCACCAGGGTCACGAGACGGCCCTGCTGATGACCGCGGGCAAAGAGATCGAGATCTGGTCGGGAGCAGCGCTCGAACGCTGCGAAACGGTCTGCCCCGGCGATTACCTGTTCATTCCGGCTGGCGTTCCTCATGTCGCCGTCAATCGCAGCAGCGAAGATGCCGAGTTCCTCGGCGCTCGCAACGACCCCGCGGCCAATGAGAGCGTCGTTCTGATGCCGGAGCTCGACGCGATCGTACCCTGAGGCATATCGCCCGGGACCGTGCAGAGGTTCCGGGTCGCGAAGCCCCGCCACTTTGGCGCGTCGTGCTCTGATCACACCGATCACAACGGGAGGTGCATTATGGCGATCATCGAACAGCGTTTGGCCGAAATGGGTCTGGAACTGCCCGAGCCTTTGAAGGTTCACGAGGGGCTGCGCTTGCCCTTCGCCTGGGTTCGCCTGCGCGGCAATCGAGCTTACATTTCCGGCCACGTCGCCTGCAACCGCGACGGGACCTTGGCGCAGCCGCTCGGCAAGGTCGGGTCCGAGGTTTCGCCGGAGCAGGGCTACGCGTCGGCGCGGCTCGTGGCGCTCGCTCATCTCGCGAGCCTCAAGCGGGCTGTCGGCGATCTCGATCGGGTCACGGCTTGGCTGCGCGTCTTTGCCATGGTCAACGTTGCGCCGGGGTTCAATGAGACGCCGCTGGTCACCAACGGTTATTCCGATCTGATCCTGGCGCTGTACGGACCTGATGTCGGCGCCCACGCCCGCTCGTCCATCGGCATGGCGATTCCATTGAATGCGCCGGTGAATTGCGAAGCGGAAGTCGAAATCGACGGGTGAGCGCTCGTGCCTGTCACCGCCGCGGTTCCGCGCGGCGGGCATGAAGACAATGGCTCTATGCATTCGTTGAAAGCGTCTTGAGCGCCCTTTCTGCGTTCGCCGCCCTAATACACAAAGGGGTCCACCTCGGCCTGCGCACCCGCCTCCTTCGGATAGATCACGCCCTTGCGCAGGATGATGTTGGCATAGAGCCTGGGCTCGCTGGTCTGGATCAGCGCATGGGCCGCCCGCACCCTGCCGTAGAAATCCTGGCCGACCAGCGGCACCACCTGGCGATGGGGGTCGTGGCGGGCGCAGCAGTCGATCATTTCCTCATGCACCGGATCGAGCTTGTCGCGCTCGGCCTTGACGGTCGAGCGGAAGATCGCTTCCGGCACGAAATCGTCGATCGGCAGCACGCTGAGCACGGCGTTGAGAACCGGGATGAGGTGGTGGCCGTCGAGCCGGATCAGCCGGCGGGCATGTTCGACTCCGGGATAGTTGCCGTCGACGATTGCGATCTCGTCGCCGTGGCCCATTGCCCGAAGCGTAAAAAGCAATTCAGGGCTCAAGAGCGGATCAAGTCCCTTCAGCATGGTCTACCTCCTTGAAGAGTACGTTCTGGTCGGTGAGATAGCGCGCAAAGATCGGCAGGCTGGCGCCGCCGATCGCGCGTGCCTGCGCGCCGACTGCGCCCTCGATGATTTCGGGCATGAGGACGCCCTGCAGGTCGAGCTTGGCGGCTTCGTCGATCGTTGCTTGCACGACGCGGCTGCGCACCCAATGGGGAAAGCCGCCGTCGATGACGGCGGCGCTGAAATCGACGATCGAGGCGGCGGCGACGATCGCCTGGGCCAGCGCCTTGGCGGTATCCT is part of the Rhizobium bangladeshense genome and encodes:
- a CDS encoding winged helix-turn-helix domain-containing tetratricopeptide repeat protein, translated to MNTPPLAFGHFKFIAENGCLLRDKRPVAIGARGASLLATLLSAQGGVVSKSALMDAVWPGLAVQESNLSVQIAALRKLLGPASDGSEWIVTVPRVGYRFSGVVESRTDGADSVWHAETRPIPGIAVLPFENLAGDAERQYLADGVADDLIMALARFRWFRVASRGASFCRRNGSKDPQAIARELGVDFLVDGAIRQSGDRIRISVHLADTAEGATVWSEHYDLQMADLFAVQDAIAERIAAAIEPELLLRHGLLVAPHTGNITAWDLVRQGTFNFHKVTQPTHLLARRFFRDAAQLDPMLPEAQIWRARVNAGLIAYGWTDNPAEDGKEGLDAALRAIYLDARNPYAHYALAIVSAYSGRPEQAILAAERSIELGSSFALGHLVLGMADLFSGDAAGARKPLAHGLELNPHDPQNGVWFSLLMLALFFSGDVGGALETGRTALKARPDWPALLRIQACCHAAVGDRQQARRFAAAASDFPEAAGDALGPFRDGNKEWARRLEELLREVDLQTRQTD
- a CDS encoding cupin domain-containing protein; amino-acid sequence: MTNKATQPKQSETFVARVVRTGGSHVARQGSVYRSGVSAESVGSSMLWLGTISLPAGRRTSAHCHQGHETALLMTAGKEIEIWSGAALERCETVCPGDYLFIPAGVPHVAVNRSSEDAEFLGARNDPAANESVVLMPELDAIVP
- a CDS encoding RidA family protein, with the protein product MAIIEQRLAEMGLELPEPLKVHEGLRLPFAWVRLRGNRAYISGHVACNRDGTLAQPLGKVGSEVSPEQGYASARLVALAHLASLKRAVGDLDRVTAWLRVFAMVNVAPGFNETPLVTNGYSDLILALYGPDVGAHARSSIGMAIPLNAPVNCEAEVEIDG
- a CDS encoding RbsD/FucU family protein, producing the protein MLKGLDPLLSPELLFTLRAMGHGDEIAIVDGNYPGVEHARRLIRLDGHHLIPVLNAVLSVLPIDDFVPEAIFRSTVKAERDKLDPVHEEMIDCCARHDPHRQVVPLVGQDFYGRVRAAHALIQTSEPRLYANIILRKGVIYPKEAGAQAEVDPFVY